A single window of Carassius auratus strain Wakin chromosome 9, ASM336829v1, whole genome shotgun sequence DNA harbors:
- the LOC113108834 gene encoding T-cell surface glycoprotein CD3 zeta chain-like has translation MEMSRTISLLFLASHVSSTEALSMFDPTYCYIFDVFLLLYSVIFTALYFREKFTREGPVPPEPAPPARNPNEPVYTDLDLPQMSSDYQQLDRPIRRREPETHYQELRAHTSDEYQEIRTKGPKPRKSKRKSNEGRTRRNGDAAESMEMETYPTEMLHY, from the exons ATGGAAATGAGCAGGACAATCTCTCTTTTGTTCTTGGCCTCACATGTGTCCTCCACAG AAGCCCTGTCCATGTTTGACCCAACGTATTGctatatttttgatgtttttctgCTGCTGTATTCTGTTATTTTCACTGCTCTCTACTTCAGAGAGAAG TTTACAAGAGAAGGGCCTGTTCCTCCAGAACCTGCGCCACCGGCCCGTAACCCCAATGAGCCTGTCTATACA GACTTGGATCTGCCTCAGATGAGCTCCGATTATCAGCAACTGGATAGACCG ATAAGAAGACGGGAGCCAGAGACACATTATCAG gAATTGAGAGCACACACAAGTGATGAATACCAGGAAATAAGAACTAAAGGACCCAAA CCTCGCAAAAGCAAGAGAAAATCTAATGAG GGTCGAACGAGGAGAAACGGGGATGCAGCCGAGTCTATGGAGATGGAAACTTATCCCACTGAAATGTTGCACTATTAG
- the LOC113108835 gene encoding lysosome-associated membrane glycoprotein 1-like, with protein MLSATIFSMLLALTVHHTLTADVPPTGVAPETSSPPASPATPGPPERGSYNVTNSSDAVCLLARMGLQLNISFISSPYDKTVQEVLNMHPNLVKSSGSCDPDSATLMLTEDNITLTFSFSLNSTSNKYHLSGLELSAALPDVAKRLVFRNTSLNYMVGTLGHSYMCQNEKTLSVTQDFSLNTFQLQVQPFGVSGDFGAAEECDLDEDDMLIPIIVGAALAVLVLIVILAYLIGRKRSHAGYQTI; from the exons ATGCTCTCCGCGACGATTTTTAGCATGCTGTTAG CTCTAACTGTACATCATACTTTGACTGCTGATGTTCCACCCACTGGGGTCGCCCCTGAAACCAGCTCTCCTCCAGCTTCTCCTGCGACCCCCGGACCCCCCGAGCGAGGCAGCTACAATGTCACCAATTCCTCTGATGCTGTCTGTCTCTTGGCACGTATGGGACTGCAACTCAACATTAGCTTTATTTCGAGCCCTTATGACAAG ACTGTCCAGGAAGTCTTGAACATGCATCCAAACCTGGTTAAATCCTCTGGATCCTGTGATCCGGACAGTGCAACTCTCATGCTCACTGAGGACAACATTACTCTGACTTTCAGCTTTTCTTTA aattcCACATCGAACAAGTATCATCTTAGTGGGTTGGAGTTGTCAGCTGCATTGCCTGATGTGGCTA AGCGCCTTGTTTTCAGGAACACCTCTCTGAATTACATGGTGGGAACCCTGGGCCACTCGTACATGTGTCAGAATGAGAAGACCTTGAGCGTTACACAGGATTTCTCTCTCAACACCTTCCAGCTTCAAGTGCAGCCTTTTGGTGTCAGTGGAGACTTTGGAgcag CTGAAGAGTGTGATCTAGATGAGGACGACATGTTGATTCCCATTATTGTGGGTGCTGCGTTGGCTGTTCTAGTGCTCATCGTGATCCTGGCTTACCTTATCGGCAGGAAAAGAAGTCATGCGGGCTACCAGACCATCTAA